In Prosthecochloris sp. GSB1, the following proteins share a genomic window:
- a CDS encoding phosphate-starvation-inducible PsiE family protein: protein MNKGAESETIKYHEELPSVHEDRLVGFLHRIIRAAVRVLSVLMVLVIIWGIGDVIHVLYTRLSEPPFLLLNINDLLQTFGAFLAVLIAIEIFINIRLYLGTNIVPVKLVVATALMAISRKVIILDFDKISADYLYGIAAVVLGLGISYWLVTKEAL, encoded by the coding sequence ATGAACAAAGGCGCTGAAAGTGAAACGATCAAGTACCACGAGGAGCTGCCTTCTGTGCACGAGGACCGGCTGGTGGGGTTTCTTCATCGCATCATCCGCGCCGCGGTGCGGGTGCTGAGCGTATTGATGGTGCTGGTGATAATCTGGGGAATCGGCGACGTCATCCACGTCCTCTACACGAGGCTGAGCGAACCCCCGTTTCTGCTGCTCAACATTAACGACCTTTTGCAGACCTTCGGCGCTTTTCTGGCCGTGCTTATCGCCATTGAAATTTTCATAAACATCCGGCTTTACCTCGGTACGAATATCGTTCCCGTCAAGCTTGTCGTAGCCACGGCGCTGATGGCTATCTCACGGAAAGTCATCATTCTCGATTTCGATAAAATCTCCGCTGATTACCTCTACGGAATCGCCGCCGTGGTGCTCGGCCTAGGCATTTCCTACTGGCTCGTGACCAAGGAAGCGCTCTGA